From Pelosinus fermentans DSM 17108, the proteins below share one genomic window:
- a CDS encoding AAA family ATPase, protein MKKIAIYGKGGIGKSTTVSNVAAAMACMGLRVMQIGCDPKADSTRNLTGGQSIPTVLDVLRQKGDAMLSDFLVEGACGVFCVEAGGPVPGVGCAGRGIITAFEKLAELNAFEHYKPDIVLYDVLGDVVCGGFAMPIRGGYADEVCIVTSGEMMSLYAAANITQAVKSFGKRGYATLRGLILNAKNIDNEESLVAQAASEMDTQILYHLPRDPLVQQAEAQGKTVTEAFSSSPMAVHYQTLAALLLED, encoded by the coding sequence TTGAAAAAAATTGCTATCTATGGGAAAGGCGGTATTGGGAAATCCACGACAGTGTCCAATGTAGCAGCGGCTATGGCCTGTATGGGGCTCCGTGTGATGCAAATCGGCTGCGACCCTAAGGCTGACTCTACCCGCAACTTAACAGGTGGACAGTCCATTCCAACAGTGCTGGATGTTTTGCGACAAAAAGGTGACGCCATGTTGAGCGATTTCTTAGTAGAAGGAGCTTGCGGCGTTTTTTGTGTGGAAGCCGGTGGACCAGTTCCGGGGGTAGGCTGCGCGGGGCGCGGTATTATCACTGCCTTTGAAAAACTAGCGGAATTAAACGCATTTGAACACTATAAGCCAGATATTGTACTTTATGATGTACTAGGAGATGTTGTTTGCGGTGGTTTCGCCATGCCGATCCGCGGGGGCTATGCCGATGAAGTCTGCATCGTCACCTCCGGAGAAATGATGTCGCTGTATGCTGCTGCCAATATCACTCAAGCGGTCAAAAGCTTTGGAAAACGTGGATATGCCACACTCCGCGGGCTAATCCTCAATGCTAAAAACATTGACAACGAAGAATCTTTAGTCGCACAGGCTGCAAGTGAAATGGATACGCAAATTCTGTATCATCTCCCACGCGACCCACTGGTCCAGCAGGCAGAAGCACAGGGTAAAACTGTGACGGAGGCTTTTTCATCTAGCCCTATGGCCGTGCATTATCAAACCCTAGCGGCTCTTTTATTGGAGGATTAG